A region from the Bactrocera tryoni isolate S06 unplaced genomic scaffold, CSIRO_BtryS06_freeze2 scaffold_120, whole genome shotgun sequence genome encodes:
- the LOC120780002 gene encoding uncharacterized protein LOC120780002, whose protein sequence is MQQKVFSDNATNFVGADRKLRELKEAFLAQVPELMGFSAEKSFSFGFIPPRAPHFGGLWEAAVKSSKHLIVRALGNALLTTEELSTLLAEVEAVLNSRPLAPLGQDPNDGEALTPAHLLIGCRLRALPPAQQQFWRQWFKTYMTGLQDPNKWLHPTRNLHVNDLVLVHEDNVPPQQWVLGRVVATVEGKNGKVRMADVATKAGTIKRPIHKLALLPMEVEGS, encoded by the exons ATGCAACAGAAAGTATTTAGCGACAACGCAACCAACTTTGTCGGCGCCGACcgcaagctgcgcgagctgaaGGAGGCATTCCTAGCGCAAGTCCCAGAACTAATGGGGTTCTCGGCCGAAAAAAGTTTCAGCTTCGGCTTTATACCACCcagggcgccgcacttcggcggattatgggagGCGGCCGTGAAGTCCTCCAAGCATCTCATCGTTCGCGCACTCGGCAACGCTCTACTCACGACGGAAGAGCTCTCAACACTActggccgaagtggaggccgTTTTGAATTCTCGTCCCCTAGCACCGTTGGGACAGGACCCCAACGACGGAGAAGCACTAACTCCAGCGCACCTTCTAATCGGTTGCCGTCTGCGAGCACTGCCACCAGCACAA caacagttttggcgaCAGTGGTTCAAAACCTACATGACGGGCCTTCAGGATCCCAATAAGTGGCTGCACCCCACACGAAATCTGCATGTCAACGACCTCGTCCTCGTCCACGAGGACAACGTGCCGCCACAGCAGTGGGTACTCGGACGCGTCGTCGCAACCGTCGAAGGCAAAAACGGCAAGGTACGAATGGCAGACGTGGCAACCAAGGCGGGCACCATTAAGCGCCCAATTCACAAACTCGCATTACTGCCCATGGAAGTTGAAGGATCCTGA